One Terriglobales bacterium DNA segment encodes these proteins:
- a CDS encoding acyl-CoA dehydrogenase yields the protein MDFQFTEEQEQLRRSVREFAEREIRPHVMEWDEKSEFPLATIKELGKMGLMGVAFPTEYGGAGLGYVEYVVAIEELSRVDGSIGIIVAAHNSLCSNHIYVAGNEEQKRKYLPKLATGEFIGAWGLTEPGSGSDAGSARMTAVRKGKSWVLNGTKTFITNGHYADVAVIIAVTDRTTGTHGLSAFVVEKGTKGFRPGKKENKLGLRASDTAELIFEDCVVPAENLVGKEGDGFIDAMRVLDGGRISIAALSLGIAQGAFEAALKYSKERKQFGRPICDFQAIQWKLTDMATEIDAARLLTLRAASMKDAGMKTTQESSMAKLYASEVAVRCANEGVQIHGGYGFIKDYPAEKYYRDVKLCTIGEGTSEIQRLVIARQLLKSY from the coding sequence ATGGACTTTCAATTCACTGAAGAACAAGAGCAGCTCAGGCGTTCAGTGCGCGAGTTTGCCGAGCGGGAGATTCGCCCACATGTAATGGAGTGGGACGAGAAATCCGAATTCCCGCTGGCCACGATCAAAGAACTCGGCAAGATGGGGCTGATGGGTGTCGCCTTTCCCACGGAGTACGGCGGCGCCGGGCTGGGCTATGTCGAGTACGTAGTCGCAATCGAAGAGCTTTCGCGCGTCGATGGCTCGATCGGAATCATTGTGGCGGCTCACAATTCGCTCTGCTCGAACCACATTTACGTCGCAGGCAACGAAGAGCAAAAGCGAAAGTACCTCCCGAAGCTGGCAACTGGCGAGTTCATCGGCGCATGGGGATTGACCGAACCCGGATCAGGCTCCGATGCCGGAAGCGCTCGCATGACAGCGGTGCGTAAAGGAAAGAGCTGGGTACTGAACGGGACCAAAACGTTTATCACCAACGGACATTACGCGGATGTTGCGGTCATCATCGCTGTCACTGATCGGACTACAGGCACGCATGGATTGTCTGCATTCGTCGTGGAGAAAGGCACGAAGGGTTTTCGTCCGGGCAAGAAGGAAAACAAGCTGGGACTTCGCGCCAGCGATACCGCCGAGCTGATCTTCGAGGATTGCGTCGTCCCGGCCGAGAACCTCGTGGGCAAAGAAGGCGACGGATTCATCGATGCTATGCGAGTCCTCGATGGTGGACGAATCTCCATCGCTGCCCTTTCTCTCGGCATCGCGCAAGGCGCATTCGAAGCTGCGCTGAAGTACTCGAAAGAGCGCAAGCAGTTTGGGCGTCCGATCTGCGACTTTCAGGCGATCCAGTGGAAGCTCACGGACATGGCCACGGAGATCGATGCCGCACGTCTGCTCACCCTACGCGCCGCGTCTATGAAAGACGCTGGAATGAAGACGACGCAAGAGTCCTCAATGGCCAAACTCTACGCCAGCGAAGTTGCAGTGCGATGCGCCAATGAAGGTGTGCAGATTCACGGTGGATATGGCTTTATCAAAGACTATCCAGCGGAGAAGTACTACCGCGACGTGAAGCTCTGCACGATCGGCGAAGGAACCAGCGAGATTCAGCGGCTCGTGATCGCGCGACAGTTGCTCAAGAGCTACTGA
- the dtd gene encoding D-aminoacyl-tRNA deacylase encodes MRAVVQRVTKAAVTVEDSVVGAIGLGLLVLLGVSRGDTEASADYIVEKLLGLRIFDDDGGKMNLSVRNVGGAMLVVSQFTLFGDLRRGKRPSFDDAARPEQARALYEYVVAKIREQGIECATGEFQAMMHVSLVNDGPVTILIDSEKLF; translated from the coding sequence ATGCGTGCCGTCGTTCAGCGAGTCACAAAAGCCGCGGTCACGGTAGAAGACTCCGTCGTCGGAGCGATTGGGCTCGGGCTGCTGGTGCTGCTTGGTGTAAGTCGGGGCGATACTGAGGCCTCCGCCGATTACATAGTTGAGAAGCTCCTTGGCCTGAGAATCTTCGACGATGATGGCGGAAAGATGAACTTAAGCGTCCGCAACGTCGGTGGAGCGATGCTCGTCGTGTCGCAGTTCACACTCTTCGGTGACTTGCGACGGGGGAAACGTCCGTCGTTCGATGATGCTGCCCGACCGGAACAAGCGCGTGCTCTGTATGAATATGTCGTCGCCAAGATCCGCGAGCAGGGCATTGAATGCGCCACCGGGGAGTTTCAGGCGATGATGCATGTATCTCTTGTGAACGACGGTCCAGTAACAATATTGATCGATTCCGAAAAACTGTTCTGA
- a CDS encoding amidohydrolase family protein, translating into MAIFLRAFRLGFIALVFTLSAFAQSAGDAQTPANTQSQADLLIKNGTVLTVTHGVIQNGSVLVHNGKIAQVGANISAPAGATVIDATGKFVMPGIIDAHSHLALDGDVNEATSPITPAMNMLDAFVNTDKGLYHALAGGVTSLLLLHGSANMIGGQAVVIKNKFGLSRDQMLFPNAPRSIKFASGENPKRVYGSRNQSPSTRMGNFAVQRDALQQAKEYMRDWDDYNAKVQKGDKEARAPKRDLKLEALADVLRGKLLVQIHCYRADEFLTEMAMAREFGYKVRAFHHALEAYKVADKIAAEGVAIATWPDWWGFKDEAWDAQPWNAIMSSRHGVRVALKSDSNDVVRRLNQDAGKVMRYGGATEEEALKMITLNPAWIIGVDDHVGSLDVGKDADISIWDKDPLSSYAKVEKTIIDGEVYFDSSLPRLGLTHWKDAPMSGADFDGSEMDEMGSGKAH; encoded by the coding sequence ATGGCAATATTTCTCCGGGCGTTCCGCCTGGGTTTCATTGCGCTCGTATTCACTCTTTCTGCTTTCGCCCAAAGTGCAGGTGACGCGCAAACACCTGCCAACACGCAGTCTCAAGCGGATCTGCTGATCAAAAACGGCACCGTGCTGACGGTCACTCATGGAGTCATCCAGAACGGCAGCGTGCTGGTACACAACGGCAAAATCGCTCAGGTCGGAGCAAACATCTCTGCCCCTGCGGGAGCAACAGTGATCGATGCTACCGGCAAGTTCGTAATGCCCGGCATCATCGACGCGCACTCACACCTCGCACTCGATGGCGACGTAAACGAGGCAACCAGTCCGATCACGCCGGCGATGAACATGCTTGATGCCTTCGTCAATACCGACAAAGGCCTATATCACGCGCTGGCTGGCGGAGTGACATCGCTATTGCTGCTGCACGGATCGGCCAACATGATTGGCGGCCAGGCTGTCGTCATCAAGAACAAATTCGGATTGAGCCGCGATCAAATGCTCTTTCCCAACGCTCCGCGCTCGATCAAGTTTGCCAGCGGCGAAAATCCTAAGCGCGTCTATGGGTCGCGAAATCAGTCACCTTCCACACGTATGGGCAACTTCGCTGTGCAGCGCGATGCTTTGCAGCAGGCGAAGGAATATATGCGCGATTGGGACGATTACAACGCCAAGGTACAAAAGGGTGACAAGGAAGCTCGAGCGCCAAAGCGGGATCTGAAACTGGAAGCATTGGCCGACGTGTTGCGCGGCAAGCTTCTCGTACAAATTCACTGCTATCGTGCCGATGAATTTCTGACTGAGATGGCGATGGCGCGCGAGTTCGGATACAAGGTACGCGCCTTCCATCACGCGCTCGAAGCCTACAAGGTTGCAGACAAGATCGCGGCTGAGGGAGTTGCGATCGCCACGTGGCCGGACTGGTGGGGCTTCAAAGATGAAGCCTGGGACGCACAGCCGTGGAACGCCATCATGTCTTCGCGGCACGGAGTGCGCGTCGCGTTGAAGAGCGACTCGAACGATGTGGTCCGTCGGTTGAATCAGGATGCAGGCAAGGTAATGCGCTACGGCGGAGCAACAGAGGAAGAGGCGCTGAAGATGATCACGTTGAATCCCGCGTGGATCATCGGTGTGGACGATCACGTGGGCTCTCTCGACGTCGGGAAAGACGCCGACATCAGTATCTGGGACAAGGATCCACTCTCCAGCTACGCCAAGGTCGAGAAGACGATCATCGACGGAGAAGTCTACTTTGACAGTTCACTGCCGCGCCTCGGGCTCACTCACTGGAAGGATGCGCCGATGTCTGGCGCTGATTTCGATGGCAGTGAGATGGACGAGATGGGCAGTGGGAAGGCGCACTGA
- a CDS encoding amidohydrolase family protein — translation MKHQLTVGAPCFSGGLDFSPMNGNWGCAEGFSPGLYGPALKRKRGLGPSVSAKALSPHKCGGFHPNSFKLLDLLLTICLLTLMPGFSFAQASKQKTKIATSQAEATGPIAIRGGKLLTITHGVIENGVVVMENGKITAVGPAGTSIPRGATIIDATGMTVYPGLIDSETNLGLVEVEADQMSNDMNEPSDEIMPHMHVADAFHSETQRIPVVRVNGITNAIVAPGTEDSLPGQDIFIQLDGKDRDQMILVRDVALALNFSGDQRRRGGRGEGGGGGIGNRYPSTRMGLATQLRQAFMDAQDYETKMKAAENRKPEASGGSGGGRSGGGSDRQKRDLKLEALLPYLHGQKPVVIGARDAYDVENAMRVAKEFNLKVVLNHVTHSQQILDEIASWKVPVIVGPIYDFPRSDERYDAVYSLPAELAKRGVKIAFASYRVEHNRNLPYAAGYSVAFGLPYEEALKAVTINPAEIWGVADRLGSLDVGKTANVVIANGDPLDVKTDVKQVFIDGRSIPMENRQTHLRDQYGGVPSAPSASK, via the coding sequence ATGAAACATCAACTAACGGTGGGAGCGCCCTGCTTCAGCGGGGGATTGGACTTCAGTCCAATGAACGGCAATTGGGGATGTGCGGAGGGCTTTAGCCCCGGGCTTTACGGCCCAGCGCTAAAGCGCAAGAGAGGATTGGGACCTTCCGTGAGCGCTAAAGCGCTCTCCCCGCATAAATGCGGGGGCTTCCACCCAAATTCCTTCAAGCTTCTTGATCTGTTGCTAACTATTTGCTTGCTTACTCTGATGCCGGGCTTCTCGTTTGCGCAAGCTTCGAAGCAAAAGACAAAAATAGCTACCTCGCAGGCTGAGGCCACTGGTCCCATCGCAATTCGCGGAGGCAAGCTGCTTACCATCACTCACGGCGTGATTGAAAACGGCGTCGTGGTAATGGAGAACGGCAAGATCACGGCTGTCGGCCCGGCGGGAACGTCGATTCCGCGCGGCGCAACGATTATTGATGCAACCGGCATGACGGTATATCCGGGGCTCATCGACTCGGAAACGAACCTCGGTCTTGTGGAAGTTGAAGCCGATCAGATGAGCAACGACATGAACGAACCGAGCGACGAGATCATGCCGCACATGCACGTCGCCGATGCGTTCCACTCCGAAACTCAACGCATTCCCGTGGTCCGGGTGAATGGGATCACGAACGCCATCGTTGCTCCCGGAACCGAGGACAGCCTGCCTGGGCAGGACATCTTCATCCAACTCGACGGCAAGGATCGCGATCAGATGATCCTGGTTCGCGACGTTGCCTTGGCGTTGAACTTCTCCGGAGACCAGCGCCGGCGTGGCGGACGCGGCGAAGGCGGCGGTGGCGGTATCGGCAATCGTTACCCCTCGACCAGAATGGGACTCGCCACGCAGCTACGGCAGGCGTTCATGGACGCACAGGATTATGAAACCAAGATGAAAGCTGCCGAGAACAGAAAGCCCGAGGCCAGCGGCGGAAGCGGTGGGGGAAGGAGCGGGGGCGGAAGCGATCGGCAGAAGCGCGATTTGAAACTCGAAGCTCTGCTCCCATATCTGCACGGGCAGAAACCGGTCGTAATTGGAGCTCGTGACGCTTACGACGTCGAGAATGCCATGCGTGTGGCGAAAGAGTTCAATCTCAAGGTCGTACTAAACCACGTAACGCACTCGCAGCAGATTCTGGACGAGATTGCTTCCTGGAAGGTGCCGGTCATTGTCGGTCCCATCTACGACTTCCCGCGAAGCGACGAACGCTACGACGCCGTGTATTCACTTCCCGCTGAACTTGCGAAGCGAGGAGTGAAGATCGCCTTCGCGTCCTATCGCGTGGAGCACAATCGCAATCTGCCTTACGCGGCTGGGTATTCGGTTGCGTTCGGCTTGCCCTATGAGGAAGCGCTGAAGGCGGTGACCATTAATCCCGCAGAAATATGGGGCGTCGCTGACAGACTGGGTTCCCTCGATGTGGGCAAGACCGCGAACGTGGTCATCGCCAACGGAGATCCGCTGGATGTGAAGACCGACGTGAAGCAGGTCTTCATCGACGGCCGTAGTATCCCGATGGAGAACCGCCAGACGCACCTGCGGGACCAGTACGGCGGGGTGCCATCGGCTCCCTCTGCCTCGAAATGA
- the acpP gene encoding acyl carrier protein: protein MPGVEDKVKQIIVDQLSVEEGEVTPSASFVDDLGADSLDRVELIMAFEEAFDLEIPDEEAEKIKTVQDAVSYIEKNSKIAKQ, encoded by the coding sequence ATGCCTGGGGTAGAAGACAAAGTTAAGCAGATCATTGTGGACCAGCTCAGCGTGGAAGAGGGCGAGGTCACACCCAGCGCATCTTTCGTGGACGACCTCGGCGCCGATTCGCTCGACCGCGTAGAACTCATCATGGCTTTCGAAGAAGCTTTCGATCTGGAAATCCCCGACGAAGAAGCCGAGAAGATTAAGACCGTGCAGGACGCCGTCAGCTACATTGAGAAGAATTCCAAAATAGCCAAGCAATAG
- the acpP gene encoding acyl carrier protein: protein MAAVDEKVKQIIVEQLGVDEGEVTPNASFVDDLGADSLDTVELVMAFEEAFDIEIPDEEAEKIKTVKNAIDYINAHAKGGK, encoded by the coding sequence ATGGCCGCAGTAGACGAGAAGGTTAAGCAGATTATTGTGGAGCAACTTGGCGTCGATGAAGGCGAAGTCACCCCCAACGCGTCGTTCGTGGACGACCTTGGCGCCGACTCGCTCGATACTGTCGAACTCGTGATGGCATTCGAAGAGGCCTTCGACATCGAGATTCCCGACGAAGAAGCCGAGAAGATCAAGACAGTCAAGAACGCCATCGACTACATCAATGCCCACGCGAAAGGCGGCAAGTAA
- the fabF gene encoding beta-ketoacyl-ACP synthase II, which translates to MSRRVVVTGLGLICAVGNTSAEVWTNLLAGKSGVATITGFDATGFACTIAAEVKNFDPLNFIEKKEVKKMGRFIHLCMAATDEAVKMSGLNVTPEIAERVGVHIGSGIGGFDIIEREHSNLINGGPRKISPFFIPAAIINLAAGHVSIRYNAKGPNEATATACTTSAHSIGDAYKIIARNDADVMIAGGTEAAITPMGVGGFAAMRALSTRNDCPEKASRPFDVDRDGFVIGEGAGILILEELEFARRRGANIMAEIIGYGMSADAYHITQPAEEGEGGYRVMLNALRDANLKPEQVDYINVHGTSTPLGDVLETKAIKRAFGDHAKDGLAVSSTKSMTGHLLGGAGGLEAGITVLALRNQMLPPTTNLDNPDPECDLDYVPNKSRKAKVNIALSNSFGFGGTNGSLIFRRWAE; encoded by the coding sequence TTGAGTCGTAGAGTTGTCGTCACTGGATTGGGCCTGATTTGCGCCGTGGGCAACACCAGTGCGGAGGTCTGGACGAATCTTCTGGCGGGCAAGAGCGGCGTCGCTACGATTACGGGATTTGATGCTACCGGATTTGCCTGCACCATCGCCGCCGAAGTCAAGAACTTCGATCCACTGAACTTCATCGAGAAAAAAGAAGTCAAGAAGATGGGCCGCTTCATTCACCTGTGCATGGCGGCCACCGATGAAGCGGTGAAGATGTCGGGTTTGAACGTCACGCCGGAGATCGCGGAGCGCGTGGGCGTTCACATCGGCTCGGGCATCGGCGGATTCGACATCATCGAGCGCGAGCACTCAAACCTGATCAACGGCGGCCCGCGCAAGATCTCGCCGTTTTTTATTCCTGCAGCCATCATCAACCTGGCTGCTGGGCATGTGAGCATCCGCTACAACGCCAAGGGACCGAACGAAGCGACCGCGACGGCGTGCACGACGAGCGCGCACTCCATCGGTGATGCATACAAAATCATTGCTCGCAATGACGCCGACGTGATGATCGCCGGCGGCACTGAGGCTGCGATCACTCCAATGGGCGTCGGTGGATTCGCGGCTATGCGGGCACTCTCCACGCGCAATGATTGTCCGGAAAAGGCAAGTCGGCCATTTGACGTCGATCGCGATGGCTTCGTGATTGGCGAGGGCGCGGGCATTCTAATCCTCGAAGAGTTGGAGTTTGCTCGCCGCCGTGGCGCCAATATCATGGCCGAAATAATCGGCTACGGTATGAGTGCCGACGCTTACCACATCACTCAGCCTGCCGAAGAAGGAGAGGGCGGATATCGCGTGATGCTGAATGCGCTGCGCGACGCCAACCTCAAGCCGGAGCAGGTGGATTACATCAACGTGCACGGTACTTCGACTCCGCTGGGTGACGTGCTCGAAACCAAAGCCATCAAGCGCGCATTCGGAGATCATGCCAAGGATGGCCTTGCGGTAAGTTCCACGAAGTCGATGACCGGGCACCTACTCGGAGGCGCCGGCGGCCTCGAAGCAGGCATTACCGTTTTGGCACTACGTAACCAAATGCTCCCACCGACTACTAATCTCGACAATCCAGATCCAGAGTGCGACCTGGACTACGTTCCAAATAAGTCGCGCAAAGCCAAGGTCAACATCGCGCTCTCGAATTCGTTTGGATTCGGCGGCACCAACGGCTCGTTGATCTTCCGCCGCTGGGCTGAATAA
- a CDS encoding L-histidine N(alpha)-methyltransferase: protein MASNSVPDPAKLPFYTIVLLREQEIVEQLRMAFQQRYLPEHLFYWLPSSVRAWVDLCRSTEYKNASRALEVLNLAAPRLTVELSHIRTLCGLGCGEGSKDLVLLEQFANSGNRLNYVAADFSQSLLELAADQADGIAQSSLGCKLDIFEDGHLAATVGAAESLDGPVLFSVLGNTLGAFEPSKFPRRLRIHMRSQDRFLFDGEIFSEQTLGGYDNPTNRRFAWGPLTGVGITDNDGKLEFSTAPAGDGLFAVTKHFTATRDLRVNVGRHSIDIRSGEKLRMSSSIKYTNRDSLLNLVARAGFRIESQWESRDGQFVLACCAPT from the coding sequence ATGGCTTCCAATTCGGTACCTGATCCAGCGAAACTGCCTTTCTATACCATCGTGCTGCTGCGCGAGCAGGAGATTGTCGAACAGCTACGGATGGCCTTTCAGCAGCGATACCTTCCGGAGCACCTGTTTTACTGGCTGCCGTCGTCGGTTCGGGCGTGGGTGGATCTGTGCCGTTCAACCGAATACAAAAACGCAAGTCGCGCGCTCGAAGTGTTGAACCTTGCGGCTCCGCGCTTGACAGTAGAGCTTTCCCACATTCGCACGCTTTGTGGTCTCGGATGCGGAGAAGGAAGTAAAGATCTCGTGTTGCTCGAACAGTTTGCTAACAGCGGCAATCGCCTGAACTACGTGGCTGCCGATTTCAGCCAGTCGTTGCTGGAACTTGCTGCTGATCAGGCGGACGGCATTGCCCAGTCAAGTCTCGGATGCAAGCTCGATATTTTCGAGGACGGTCATTTGGCTGCGACTGTCGGCGCTGCCGAGAGCCTCGACGGGCCTGTCTTGTTCTCAGTTTTGGGTAACACTCTCGGAGCATTCGAGCCGAGCAAGTTTCCCCGACGCCTTCGAATCCATATGCGCAGCCAGGACCGCTTCCTCTTCGACGGCGAGATATTCAGTGAACAAACGCTTGGAGGCTACGATAATCCGACGAATCGGCGTTTTGCGTGGGGGCCCCTTACTGGGGTGGGGATCACCGACAACGATGGAAAGCTGGAGTTTTCTACTGCACCGGCAGGAGACGGTCTGTTCGCCGTCACGAAGCACTTCACCGCGACGCGCGACCTGCGTGTGAATGTGGGTAGGCATTCCATCGACATTCGCTCGGGAGAAAAGCTGCGCATGAGCAGCTCGATCAAATACACGAATCGAGACAGTTTGCTCAATCTAGTTGCGCGTGCAGGATTTCGAATCGAATCTCAATGGGAGAGCCGCGATGGGCAATTCGTATTGGCGTGTTGTGCGCCCACTTAA
- a CDS encoding DUF692 family protein encodes MPSIPQDRLSIGTFYNPHLAQFTLDHAELIDHLSMADPPAADDEFFTQIQQEFPLLLHDYLGQLSDPLSEFALTRARELQQRYQGPWIAEHFQCLHTQDRARSLDYVFPPLYTEEFLKRFCENAVILRDAVGAPLVMENIPGFFSVRRAQMNEAEFLRRFFEQTGCGFLIDLPHTWLAAHYRGIDPRRYLEDFPLDRVVEIHVAGVEYDRDLQGPWIAPTPPTNEILDLACWVAERAPDLRAVTVDVFSPTVTAAQLEDGMSRTRAAFATRSAAAS; translated from the coding sequence ATGCCTTCCATTCCTCAAGACCGGCTCTCCATCGGCACTTTCTACAATCCACATCTTGCGCAATTCACGCTCGATCATGCTGAGCTGATCGATCATCTATCGATGGCCGATCCGCCCGCGGCGGACGACGAATTCTTCACGCAAATCCAGCAGGAATTTCCGCTGCTGCTGCACGACTATCTCGGACAGCTTTCCGATCCGCTCAGCGAGTTCGCCCTCACGCGTGCGAGAGAACTCCAGCAGCGCTACCAAGGCCCCTGGATCGCAGAACACTTTCAATGCCTCCACACCCAGGACCGGGCGCGATCGCTCGATTACGTCTTTCCTCCGCTATATACAGAGGAATTTCTAAAGCGCTTTTGCGAAAACGCTGTCATTCTGCGCGACGCAGTCGGTGCGCCATTAGTGATGGAAAATATTCCAGGTTTCTTTTCGGTCCGGCGCGCGCAAATGAATGAAGCAGAGTTTCTGCGACGTTTCTTCGAACAAACAGGATGCGGATTTCTAATAGACCTGCCGCACACCTGGCTTGCCGCTCACTATCGTGGCATCGATCCCCGACGGTATCTCGAAGATTTTCCTCTAGACCGTGTGGTTGAAATCCACGTCGCTGGCGTCGAGTACGACCGTGACTTGCAGGGTCCGTGGATTGCGCCGACTCCGCCGACCAATGAGATCCTCGACCTTGCCTGCTGGGTAGCGGAACGTGCACCAGACTTGCGGGCTGTCACTGTCGACGTCTTCTCCCCAACGGTAACTGCTGCTCAACTTGAGGACGGCATGAGTCGCACGCGAGCTGCCTTCGCCACGAGAAGTGCCGCAGCGAGCTAA
- a CDS encoding superoxide dismutase: MAHSLPPLPYDYSALEPTIDAQTMTLHHDKHHAAYVNNLNAALEKHPQLGSKSVEDLLRDINSVPEDIRAAVRNNGGGHMNHTMFWQIMKPKGGGPPTGRVADEIKKAFGSFEEFQKQFNDAGVKRFGSGWAWLIRSKAGKLEIISTANQDNPIMDGHHAIMGNDVWEHAYYLKYQNRRPDYLAAWWNVVNWDEVNKRFK, translated from the coding sequence GTGGCGCACTCACTTCCGCCGCTTCCGTACGACTATTCCGCGCTGGAGCCTACCATCGACGCGCAAACCATGACGTTGCATCATGACAAGCATCATGCTGCTTATGTAAACAATCTGAACGCAGCGCTCGAGAAGCATCCGCAGCTTGGCAGTAAGAGCGTTGAGGACCTACTACGCGACATAAACAGCGTTCCCGAAGATATTCGTGCCGCTGTTCGCAACAACGGCGGCGGTCACATGAATCACACGATGTTCTGGCAGATCATGAAGCCGAAGGGGGGAGGCCCTCCAACCGGGCGCGTTGCCGACGAGATCAAGAAAGCATTTGGTAGCTTTGAAGAGTTTCAGAAGCAATTCAATGACGCAGGCGTAAAACGCTTTGGCAGCGGATGGGCGTGGCTGATACGCAGCAAGGCCGGAAAGCTGGAAATCATTTCGACTGCGAATCAGGACAATCCCATTATGGATGGACATCACGCCATTATGGGAAACGACGTGTGGGAGCACGCCTATTATCTGAAGTATCAGAACCGGCGGCCCGATTATCTGGCGGCTTGGTGGAATGTCGTCAATTGGGATGAGGTCAATAAGCGATTCAAGTAG